In Candidatus Poribacteria bacterium, the following are encoded in one genomic region:
- a CDS encoding sigma-70 family RNA polymerase sigma factor, which translates to MEQKDAQLIQQVLQGDQEAFAILVNKYQKGVHALAWRKIGDFHIAQEITQDAFLRAYQKLETLKNHNLFGGWLYVIAARLCADWFEKKSLPEQSLEVTDMSEVNRGSYSRYVAEKQEAEADETRREIVKELLQKLPESERTVMTLHYLGEMTIKTISEFLGVSPNTVKSRLSRARNRLKKEEAMIRQNLGSFQLPANLTETIMREISRLVPAAPAASKPVLPWALSAASAVLIFLLIGVGTQYLSRFQKPYNLNATSEPTVDLIEAVFVVDTLAKPAVRNQAGGSTIPGRNPGAGQQPNARFLAAAAAEETEVTTLIPQWTQTKGPEGGFVNNFFTTNSGDIYAGTSTSLYKLGADGRAWRRVNARRLGSLSIQDWLGTAALMAAHGNMLYLATDTEILASEDKGETWHALGTHPKGIARGFVVADSGFYLALTGGVYYSKDGKTSWVALKGGMGLNKVRALAVVENTVFAGTSSGLYRLNAQTWELLAVGSTDLHGEKPVIHALAASKHRLYVAAGKEMERGFGTLFRSRKTDDNWWSLYRSTDKGKSWYPIDPRERQEREAGRQRRGQASTGSPLLGSDNIPSVKIFATAAGVMVTDAEGEFFYSTNTGETWTTLEKDGSGGGIAPPLLIADTNIFYKGGQSGILRTTDGGESWHPFNTGFVSTPVTTLIAVKDRLYANSVNNKYVTSTDGGESWTLLPKIDDSVLIAAFDSNIYLKKGQNMNLPSPLLRLSTENNGLELIPDMPGFEGGNSSNTVQTEIDVPEEMMITALREVLQESFPDKVNQNIEGLDLEQVAEILKDINPDQLSDRIIEKLESNPDYAKVMSEAFNKAFEEQVSTGMPSFFGSFAVSGEKYYVEYGQKLFRWEPDMSEWYDTGLIDETEVVFPVDYSAEASTSINVRDSIGFKIAVSGNTVYVGKRDGHLSQSFDKGGTWSDVTADLPFSVTAFNAITFAGSTVYVGTNSGVAHSSDGTHWHAATNTEGEPLVMEKFAVEGTTVYGTTGQYVYQLEEGSSTWKRVTPEIPDSVLSFVVDGNVLYVGTTSSGVLRFTFDE; encoded by the coding sequence ATGGAGCAGAAAGATGCGCAACTCATTCAGCAAGTACTACAGGGCGACCAAGAGGCGTTTGCTATCCTCGTCAACAAGTATCAGAAAGGTGTGCATGCCCTTGCGTGGCGGAAAATTGGTGATTTTCACATCGCTCAGGAAATCACGCAGGACGCGTTTCTCAGGGCATATCAGAAGCTCGAAACATTAAAAAATCACAACTTGTTTGGCGGCTGGCTTTATGTCATCGCGGCACGCTTGTGTGCTGATTGGTTTGAAAAGAAATCCTTACCGGAACAATCCTTGGAGGTCACTGATATGAGTGAGGTGAATCGCGGGTCATACTCTCGATATGTAGCCGAGAAACAGGAAGCCGAAGCCGATGAGACGCGTCGTGAAATCGTCAAGGAACTGCTCCAAAAGCTGCCGGAGAGCGAACGCACAGTGATGACGCTGCATTATCTCGGAGAGATGACAATCAAAACCATTAGTGAGTTCCTTGGTGTATCCCCGAACACTGTCAAGAGTCGCCTCAGTCGGGCGCGTAACCGTTTGAAGAAGGAGGAAGCCATGATCCGACAAAACCTCGGCAGTTTCCAACTGCCTGCGAACTTAACAGAGACCATTATGCGAGAAATATCGCGTCTTGTTCCCGCTGCACCTGCTGCGAGTAAACCCGTCTTACCGTGGGCACTCTCGGCAGCGTCTGCCGTTTTGATTTTTCTACTAATAGGTGTTGGAACACAATACCTCTCTCGTTTCCAGAAGCCGTATAATCTAAATGCTACATCCGAACCGACTGTTGATCTCATCGAGGCAGTTTTTGTTGTTGATACGCTTGCGAAACCCGCTGTGCGAAATCAGGCGGGGGGTTCTACTATACCGGGTAGAAATCCGGGCGCGGGGCAGCAACCTAATGCCCGATTCCTCGCCGCCGCAGCGGCTGAGGAGACCGAAGTTACAACCTTAATACCGCAGTGGACGCAGACCAAAGGACCGGAAGGCGGTTTCGTCAATAATTTCTTCACGACGAATTCGGGTGATATTTACGCAGGGACCTCAACGAGTCTTTACAAACTCGGAGCCGATGGACGTGCATGGCGACGTGTCAACGCGAGAAGGCTCGGTTCACTGAGCATCCAAGATTGGTTGGGGACTGCGGCACTGATGGCAGCGCATGGTAATATGCTTTATCTCGCTACCGATACTGAAATATTGGCATCCGAAGATAAGGGTGAGACGTGGCATGCGTTGGGTACGCATCCAAAAGGAATTGCCAGAGGATTTGTGGTGGCTGACTCAGGATTTTACCTCGCGCTTACCGGCGGGGTTTACTACTCCAAAGATGGTAAGACTTCGTGGGTTGCTCTGAAAGGTGGCATGGGACTTAATAAGGTTCGTGCACTTGCAGTTGTTGAAAATACGGTATTTGCTGGGACGAGTAGCGGACTCTATCGGCTTAACGCTCAGACTTGGGAATTGCTGGCAGTTGGTTCTACAGATTTGCACGGCGAGAAACCCGTGATCCATGCTTTGGCTGCTTCAAAACATCGACTCTATGTTGCAGCTGGGAAAGAGATGGAAAGGGGGTTCGGCACGCTATTCAGGTCAAGAAAAACAGACGACAATTGGTGGTCCCTTTATCGCTCAACAGATAAAGGTAAGTCGTGGTACCCTATAGACCCACGCGAGAGGCAGGAACGTGAGGCGGGTAGGCAGCGGAGGGGTCAAGCTTCGACGGGTTCCCCACTACTCGGGTCAGATAACATTCCGAGCGTTAAGATATTCGCAACAGCTGCAGGGGTTATGGTGACGGATGCAGAGGGCGAGTTTTTCTACTCCACAAACACTGGAGAGACATGGACGACCTTAGAAAAGGATGGGTCAGGTGGCGGTATCGCTCCGCCGCTACTGATAGCCGATACAAACATTTTTTATAAAGGTGGCCAGTCCGGGATTCTGCGCACAACCGATGGCGGCGAATCTTGGCATCCGTTTAATACGGGGTTTGTTAGCACGCCTGTTACGACTTTAATCGCTGTTAAGGATAGACTCTACGCAAACTCGGTGAATAATAAGTATGTTACCTCAACAGACGGTGGTGAATCATGGACGCTGCTTCCGAAAATTGACGACAGTGTCCTTATCGCTGCATTTGATAGTAACATATATCTGAAGAAAGGACAGAATATGAATTTACCTTCACCGCTACTTCGTCTATCTACTGAAAACAATGGCTTAGAACTTATACCCGATATGCCCGGTTTTGAGGGGGGCAATTCAAGTAACACGGTACAGACGGAGATAGACGTGCCTGAAGAAATGATGATCACGGCTTTGCGGGAAGTCTTGCAGGAATCATTTCCAGATAAGGTTAATCAAAATATTGAGGGTCTTGATCTTGAACAGGTAGCTGAGATACTCAAGGATATCAATCCTGACCAATTATCTGACCGGATAATTGAGAAACTCGAGAGTAACCCTGATTATGCCAAGGTAATGAGTGAGGCGTTCAATAAGGCTTTTGAGGAACAAGTTTCAACGGGTATGCCGTCGTTTTTTGGTAGTTTTGCCGTTAGTGGCGAGAAGTACTACGTCGAATACGGGCAGAAACTTTTCAGGTGGGAACCCGATATGTCTGAATGGTACGATACGGGGTTAATAGATGAGACTGAAGTTGTTTTTCCTGTTGACTATTCTGCTGAGGCTTCCACATCTATAAATGTCCGTGATTCCATAGGTTTCAAGATTGCTGTGTCAGGTAACACCGTCTATGTCGGGAAACGGGATGGTCACCTCTCTCAATCGTTTGATAAGGGGGGGACTTGGAGTGATGTTACTGCTGATCTCCCGTTTTCTGTTACGGCGTTTAATGCAATCACCTTTGCGGGATCAACTGTTTATGTAGGGACCAACAGCGGGGTGGCACATTCAAGCGATGGCACCCATTGGCACGCGGCAACCAATACTGAGGGTGAACCACTTGTCATGGAGAAGTTTGCGGTAGAAGGAACAACGGTCTATGGTACAACCGGGCAATACGTCTATCAGTTGGAAGAAGGTTCAAGCACATGGAAACGGGTGACACCTGAAATCCCGGATTCCGTCCTTTCGTTTGTTGTGGATGGTAACGTGCTTTATGTTGGGACTACCAGCAGCGGCGTGCTACGTTTCACGTTTGATGAATAA